From a single Campylobacter concisus genomic region:
- a CDS encoding transporter substrate-binding domain-containing protein gives MKKIFALLLTAFVALCANELKFGTAANYPPFEYIDENNKITGFDIELIDEISKRAGFSYKIINMSFDGLIPALKAGKINGIISAMSATSDRLKSIDFTKPYYLTENLYLKKKGNDALKAKEELAGKRVGVQQGTVQELAANAINGVKVVPSEDTVPLIMGLKVGKFDAVILDSSIGYGFIKKNQELEAFFKEVDGSEGFSIAFDKGKESALIEKINQILDDMKKDGSYESLLKKYDLK, from the coding sequence ATGAAAAAGATCTTTGCTCTTTTACTCACAGCTTTTGTTGCTCTTTGTGCAAACGAGCTAAAATTTGGCACAGCGGCGAACTATCCGCCATTTGAATATATCGATGAAAATAACAAAATAACAGGCTTTGATATCGAGTTAATTGATGAAATTTCAAAGCGTGCAGGTTTTTCATATAAGATCATAAATATGAGTTTTGACGGCCTTATTCCAGCACTTAAAGCCGGCAAAATAAATGGCATTATAAGCGCGATGAGTGCGACTTCAGATAGATTAAAATCGATTGATTTTACAAAGCCATACTATCTAACTGAAAATCTCTACCTAAAGAAAAAAGGCAATGACGCACTAAAAGCTAAAGAAGAGCTAGCTGGCAAAAGAGTTGGCGTGCAACAAGGCACCGTCCAAGAGCTAGCAGCAAATGCTATAAATGGCGTAAAAGTAGTGCCTTCAGAAGATACTGTGCCACTTATCATGGGATTAAAAGTTGGCAAATTTGACGCAGTCATCCTTGATAGCTCTATCGGATATGGTTTTATCAAGAAAAATCAAGAACTTGAAGCATTTTTCAAAGAAGTTGATGGTAGCGAGGGCTTTTCAATAGCTTTTGATAAAGGAAAAGAGAGCGCGTTAATAGAGAAAATAAATCAAATTTTAGATGATATGAAAAAAGACGGAAGCTACGAATCTTTACTTAAAAAATACGATCTAAAATAA
- a CDS encoding methyl-accepting chemotaxis protein produces MRELELKLLDNMQKDARRIKGDANTELIISSIVIAICILLMLLVSTLIGKNLISGIDQTKNGLVRFFDFLNYKSNKAEFLDRSGSDEIGQMSALINENIKQIEANLSEQNNFIKEANTFVNQIGKGNYVAQLNADTSNPALSQLKQTFKDLQIALKHAIAENGDDVLNLLESFKKQDFTKRLEDDGKMAVGINALGEEIAKMLRANLDQAHVLEEKAESLSQSMKELTQGANVQASSLQESAAAVEQMSSSMNAISQKTSDVIRQSDEIKNIITIIRDIADQTNLLALNAAIEAARAGEHGRGFAVVADEVRKLAERTQKSLTEIEANTNVLAQSINEMSESIKEQSEGINMINQSVAQIDTLTKENVVIVNKANEVTSDVDDMAKAIVNEVRKSKF; encoded by the coding sequence ATGAGAGAGCTTGAACTTAAACTACTTGATAATATGCAAAAAGATGCAAGACGTATTAAGGGCGATGCAAATACCGAACTTATTATAAGTTCTATTGTGATTGCGATTTGTATTTTGCTTATGTTGCTAGTATCTACATTGATAGGTAAAAATTTGATATCTGGCATAGATCAGACTAAAAATGGCTTAGTTAGATTTTTTGACTTCTTAAATTATAAATCTAATAAGGCTGAATTTTTAGATCGTAGTGGTAGCGACGAGATCGGACAGATGAGTGCACTGATAAATGAGAATATCAAACAAATCGAGGCAAATTTATCTGAGCAAAATAATTTCATTAAAGAAGCAAATACTTTTGTAAATCAAATCGGCAAAGGTAACTACGTAGCTCAGCTTAACGCAGATACTTCAAATCCTGCACTTAGCCAGCTAAAACAAACTTTCAAAGACTTACAAATCGCACTAAAACATGCTATTGCGGAAAATGGCGATGATGTGTTAAATCTACTAGAAAGCTTTAAAAAACAAGACTTTACTAAAAGGCTTGAAGATGATGGCAAAATGGCGGTTGGTATAAATGCCCTTGGTGAAGAGATAGCCAAGATGTTAAGAGCAAATTTAGATCAAGCCCATGTGCTAGAAGAAAAGGCTGAGTCTTTAAGTCAGTCAATGAAAGAACTAACTCAAGGCGCAAATGTACAAGCAAGCTCACTTCAAGAGTCTGCTGCCGCAGTAGAGCAAATGTCAAGCTCAATGAATGCAATATCTCAAAAAACATCTGATGTTATTAGACAAAGTGATGAGATTAAAAACATCATAACTATTATTAGAGATATAGCTGATCAAACAAATTTACTAGCTCTTAATGCCGCAATAGAAGCAGCACGTGCAGGAGAGCACGGCAGAGGCTTTGCGGTTGTTGCAGATGAGGTTAGAAAACTAGCTGAAAGAACTCAAAAATCTCTAACAGAGATCGAAGCAAATACAAATGTACTAGCTCAATCAATCAATGAAATGAGTGAATCTATAAAAGAGCAAAGTGAAGGAATCAATATGATAAATCAATCAGTTGCTCAAATAGACACACTTACAAAAGAAAATGTAGTAATTGTCAATAAAGCAAATGAAGTAACATCTGATGTTGACGACATGGCTAAGGCAATAGTAAACGAAGTTAGAAAAAGTAAATTTTAA
- a CDS encoding transporter substrate-binding domain-containing protein → MSKILKFLMASLVLFLLGCSDDANKKNTANNAEEVTKNVVYKVGSSADYPPFEYLDENNKIIGFEIDLLDEITKKTGIKFDVANMSFDGLISALKTGKIDIAISGMSATDERRKSVDFTKPYYFSENLFIRKKGSDVNKDNLKDKKISAQVGTLQEEAAKSITTKSIPAENVAAAIMSLNAGKIDVVLTDSPIGVEYLKQNPDLEEFLRVPDGTEGFAMAFDKGKHTELIKKIDAAIDELQKSGEFDKMLDKYGLKK, encoded by the coding sequence ATGAGTAAAATTTTAAAATTTTTGATGGCAAGCTTGGTTTTATTTTTACTAGGTTGTAGCGATGACGCTAATAAAAAAAATACAGCAAATAATGCCGAAGAAGTTACTAAAAATGTAGTTTATAAAGTTGGCTCGAGCGCTGATTATCCACCTTTTGAATATCTTGATGAAAACAATAAAATTATTGGCTTTGAGATAGATTTATTAGACGAGATCACCAAAAAAACTGGGATAAAATTTGATGTTGCAAATATGAGCTTTGATGGACTGATATCAGCATTAAAAACCGGTAAAATTGATATTGCCATAAGCGGAATGAGTGCAACTGATGAGAGAAGAAAATCAGTTGATTTTACTAAGCCATATTATTTTTCAGAGAATTTATTTATCCGCAAAAAAGGCTCAGATGTAAATAAAGACAACCTTAAGGATAAGAAAATTTCAGCTCAAGTTGGCACACTTCAAGAAGAAGCAGCCAAAAGCATAACCACCAAGTCGATACCTGCTGAAAATGTAGCAGCTGCCATCATGTCACTAAACGCTGGTAAAATCGACGTTGTACTAACTGATAGTCCGATAGGGGTTGAATATTTAAAACAAAATCCAGATTTAGAAGAATTTTTAAGAGTTCCTGATGGCACGGAAGGGTTTGCAATGGCGTTTGATAAAGGCAAACACACTGAGCTTATCAAGAAGATAGACGCAGCGATCGATGAGCTGCAAAAATCTGGCGAATTTGACAAAATGCTAGATAAATATGGATTAAAGAAATAA
- a CDS encoding amino acid ABC transporter ATP-binding protein — protein sequence MIEIKNLNKSYGDLRVLNDISVDIKKGEVIAIIGPSGGGKSTFLRCINRLEEPDSGHIKINGEDILDKKSDINKIRQKVSMVFQHFNLFANKNVLQNLTLAPIKAGILDKESAEKRADELLRSVGLSDKKFAYPHKLSGGQKQRIAIARSLAMEPEVILFDEPTSALDPEMIGEVLDIMKDVAARGITMLVVTHEMGFARNVANRIFFMDKGKIAVDDTPKNVFTNPQHERLKEFLGKILNH from the coding sequence ATGATTGAGATTAAAAATTTAAACAAAAGTTATGGCGATTTGCGTGTTTTAAATGATATTAGCGTAGATATAAAAAAGGGTGAAGTTATAGCGATAATTGGTCCAAGTGGTGGTGGAAAAAGTACGTTTTTACGTTGTATAAACCGCCTTGAGGAGCCAGATAGCGGGCACATCAAGATAAATGGTGAAGATATTTTAGATAAAAAATCAGATATAAATAAAATTCGCCAAAAAGTGAGCATGGTTTTTCAGCACTTTAATCTTTTTGCAAATAAAAACGTCTTGCAAAATTTAACCCTAGCTCCAATAAAAGCTGGGATTTTGGATAAAGAAAGTGCAGAAAAAAGAGCTGATGAGTTGCTAAGAAGTGTTGGACTAAGCGATAAGAAATTCGCCTATCCACACAAGCTTTCAGGCGGACAGAAACAACGTATTGCGATCGCTAGAAGCCTAGCGATGGAGCCAGAAGTGATACTTTTTGACGAGCCGACAAGTGCGCTTGATCCTGAGATGATCGGAGAGGTGCTTGATATTATGAAAGATGTTGCTGCAAGGGGCATAACAATGCTTGTGGTGACCCATGAGATGGGCTTTGCGAGAAATGTGGCAAATAGAATTTTCTTTATGGATAAAGGCAAAATCGCAGTTGATGATACACCGAAAAATGTCTTTACAAATCCACAACATGAGCGTTTAAAAGAGTTTTTAGGCAAAATTTTAAATCATTAA
- a CDS encoding amino acid ABC transporter permease: protein MKAQNLAKFLFFIIIVSLGAYFFYPRDLSEAQEIAYIKSYGVTLGLTIGGIAIGITLGFTLAFIKFLNIKVLNFIIDEYIDILRGTPVILQLLIFSVVIFATWSDNFYVALIALGLNSSAYVAEIVRSGINSVDKGQMEAARAMGLNYYVSMREIVFPQATKNILPALANEFISLFKETSVVGYISVVDITMQSKSLQAVFYSPEPVIFTGIVYYVSVKFFTLLTKLLERRLNRHD, encoded by the coding sequence TTGAAGGCTCAAAATTTAGCTAAATTTCTATTTTTTATAATAATCGTCTCACTTGGAGCATATTTTTTCTATCCAAGAGATCTTAGTGAGGCTCAAGAGATCGCTTATATCAAAAGTTACGGAGTGACTTTAGGACTAACGATAGGCGGTATTGCCATAGGCATAACGCTTGGATTTACCTTGGCATTTATTAAATTTTTAAATATTAAAGTCTTAAATTTTATAATCGATGAATATATCGATATCTTACGTGGAACACCTGTAATACTTCAACTTTTAATATTTTCAGTTGTCATTTTTGCAACATGGAGTGATAATTTTTATGTAGCTCTCATCGCACTTGGACTAAATAGCTCTGCTTATGTGGCCGAGATCGTGCGAAGTGGCATAAACAGCGTGGATAAAGGACAAATGGAAGCGGCTCGTGCGATGGGACTAAACTACTATGTTTCGATGCGCGAGATAGTTTTTCCACAAGCTACAAAAAATATCTTGCCAGCTCTTGCAAATGAGTTTATATCACTATTTAAAGAGACATCAGTTGTGGGTTATATAAGCGTCGTTGATATCACGATGCAAAGTAAGAGCTTGCAAGCGGTCTTTTACAGCCCAGAGCCAGTCATTTTTACAGGCATTGTCTATTATGTGAGTGTTAAATTTTTTACACTTTTGACAAAACTACTTGAGAGGAGATTAAACCGCCATGATTGA
- the putP gene encoding sodium/proline symporter PutP, whose amino-acid sequence MSFGSYLAIAIYFGFLLFIGRYFYDKNASMNEYLLDNRRMGPVVTALSAGASDMSGWMLLGVPGALYATGIANVWMIIGLIIGAYCNYLFLAKRLRIYTEVASDSITIPDFLENRFKDRTKILRIISGLIILIFFTLYVSSGIIAGGKTFESFFGLKFAYGAVFTLVIVVFYTFFGGFKAVSITDAFQGLLMFCVLVSIPVVAYLNLDLPSDTNLIKEISKLDANHLNPFRDQTFWGILGLMAWGFGYFGQPHIIVRFMAIRDSKELAKARRIGIGWMSIGLLGAIMSGLIGFVYFSQRGGLSDPETVFLKLGELLFPPFFIGIIISAVLSAIMSTISSQLLVTSSSVTKDFIFAFYKKEISQNTQTAISRYAVVVVAIVATILAFISTDNVLNVVGNAWAGFGASFGPVLLFSLYWKRMSALGALAGMIAGGATVIFWITSGLNVYVYEILPGIIASCIAIISVSIWGDAINKMTSEPHEQVIKDEFEKMKTRL is encoded by the coding sequence ATGAGCTTTGGGTCTTATTTAGCCATCGCCATCTATTTTGGCTTTTTGCTCTTTATCGGACGATATTTCTACGATAAAAATGCAAGTATGAACGAGTATCTGCTAGATAACCGTCGAATGGGTCCAGTGGTTACTGCACTTAGTGCTGGTGCTTCTGATATGAGTGGTTGGATGCTACTTGGCGTGCCCGGAGCATTATACGCAACTGGCATAGCAAATGTGTGGATGATAATCGGTCTTATCATTGGAGCTTACTGCAACTATCTATTTTTAGCAAAGAGGCTTAGAATTTATACTGAAGTTGCGAGTGATAGCATCACGATACCAGACTTTTTAGAAAATCGCTTTAAAGATAGGACTAAAATTTTAAGAATCATCTCTGGTCTTATCATTTTGATCTTTTTCACACTTTATGTAAGTAGTGGTATCATCGCTGGTGGCAAGACGTTTGAGAGCTTTTTTGGTTTAAAATTTGCCTATGGAGCGGTCTTTACACTTGTTATTGTGGTCTTTTACACATTTTTTGGTGGATTTAAAGCAGTTAGTATAACTGACGCATTTCAGGGGCTTTTGATGTTTTGTGTCCTAGTCTCGATCCCAGTCGTGGCATATCTAAATTTAGACTTGCCAAGCGATACAAATTTGATAAAAGAGATAAGCAAGCTTGATGCAAATCACCTAAATCCATTTAGAGATCAAACTTTTTGGGGAATTTTAGGACTTATGGCTTGGGGATTTGGCTATTTTGGTCAGCCACATATCATTGTTAGATTTATGGCGATACGCGATTCAAAAGAGCTTGCTAAAGCAAGAAGAATCGGCATTGGCTGGATGAGCATTGGGTTGCTTGGTGCGATTATGAGCGGACTTATCGGTTTTGTCTACTTTAGTCAAAGAGGCGGTCTTAGTGATCCTGAAACGGTGTTTTTAAAGCTTGGTGAGCTACTTTTCCCACCATTTTTTATAGGCATTATCATCTCAGCTGTGCTTTCAGCGATAATGAGTACCATCTCAAGTCAGCTTTTAGTTACATCTAGCTCGGTAACAAAGGACTTTATCTTTGCATTCTATAAAAAAGAGATTAGTCAAAATACACAAACAGCGATCAGTCGCTATGCTGTCGTAGTAGTAGCCATAGTTGCTACTATACTTGCCTTTATCTCAACAGACAATGTCCTAAACGTCGTTGGAAACGCTTGGGCTGGATTTGGAGCGAGCTTTGGACCAGTGCTACTTTTTAGCCTTTACTGGAAGCGCATGAGTGCACTTGGAGCACTCGCTGGTATGATAGCTGGAGGTGCAACAGTAATATTTTGGATCACTTCAGGGCTAAACGTTTATGTTTATGAAATTTTACCTGGCATCATAGCGTCTTGCATAGCGATCATTAGCGTAAGTATCTGGGGCGATGCGATAAATAAAATGACGAGCGAACCTCACGAGCAAGTCATAAAAGATGAATTTGAAAAGATGAAAACAAGGCTTTAA
- the mnmC gene encoding bifunctional tRNA (5-methylaminomethyl-2-thiouridine)(34)-methyltransferase MnmD/FAD-dependent 5-carboxymethylaminomethyl-2-thiouridine(34) oxidoreductase MnmC, translated as MKNANLSFKGRIPFNEEFGDIYFNTDKPWLESEFVFASALDEIWQSKDSFIVAETGFGAGLNFFTLCKKFKASSKKLHFVSIEKSPIKKEDLLKIYENLGIFKAYAKKLVSLYPPLIEGIHRINFTPNITLDLCYGEAKEILPELDFSAEIWFLDGFAPSKNGSIWSEEIFGQIARLSRVGTIARTYSCAKIVKDGLKGVGFLLSLKEGYARKRQMSSAVLEKKDENLKDAWFARCEPVTKPKGKTALIIGAGVAGLATAGELAKNDFKVVIAEAKGEVATNGSGNHCGALMPLVTKPGVNLGRMHLNAFLQAVRFYKATLPKSLIKFSGCIDYAFDDELIKRYGSWQTQSVEDIFKFDENLKPYPGIFIKDGAYARPREICKFLSSNFEILFNHEYESRAHLQNGKISVKFKNGKNLETDILVFCTGSKSSEIFKGYDMQISSVRGQVTHLKPIFKNTLPLSAKGYICPVIKGVQVIGATYARNEICDTPKVEDNTKNLNDISEFFDIKKATIIGAKVGYRSYSGDRFPIIGALHDEEFYKQNYKGLFWSKNKDNNPKASYEKNVFVNFAHGSRGLGTAILGANLIVDLVLDRPLCIERSLFHELHPARFLIRKLKKGLKF; from the coding sequence ATGAAAAATGCAAATTTAAGCTTTAAAGGACGAATTCCATTTAACGAGGAGTTTGGTGACATCTACTTTAATACCGACAAACCTTGGCTTGAGAGTGAATTTGTCTTTGCAAGCGCGCTTGATGAAATTTGGCAGAGCAAAGATAGCTTCATAGTTGCTGAGACCGGCTTTGGTGCTGGGTTAAATTTTTTCACGCTTTGTAAGAAATTTAAAGCTAGCTCTAAAAAACTTCACTTCGTTAGCATCGAAAAAAGCCCTATTAAAAAAGAAGATCTTTTAAAAATTTATGAAAATTTAGGCATTTTTAAAGCTTATGCCAAAAAGCTGGTTTCGCTCTACCCGCCGCTTATTGAGGGCATACACCGCATAAATTTTACTCCAAATATCACACTTGATCTTTGCTACGGCGAGGCTAAAGAAATTTTACCTGAGCTTGATTTTAGCGCTGAAATCTGGTTTCTAGACGGCTTTGCTCCAAGTAAAAATGGCTCGATCTGGAGCGAAGAAATTTTTGGGCAGATCGCAAGACTAAGCAGAGTTGGCACGATTGCTAGAACCTACTCGTGTGCAAAAATAGTAAAAGACGGGCTAAAGGGTGTTGGCTTTTTGCTAAGCCTAAAAGAGGGTTACGCTAGAAAACGACAGATGAGTAGCGCCGTGCTAGAGAAAAAAGATGAAAATTTAAAGGATGCTTGGTTTGCGAGATGCGAGCCAGTTACTAAACCAAAAGGCAAAACAGCGCTTATCATAGGAGCTGGCGTGGCTGGACTTGCAACAGCTGGCGAGCTAGCCAAAAATGACTTTAAAGTGGTGATCGCCGAGGCAAAGGGCGAAGTGGCTACAAATGGCTCAGGTAATCACTGTGGCGCTTTGATGCCTTTAGTGACAAAGCCTGGTGTAAATTTAGGCCGCATGCATTTAAACGCATTTTTGCAAGCAGTGAGATTTTACAAGGCAACTTTGCCAAAAAGCCTTATCAAATTTAGTGGCTGCATTGACTACGCATTTGATGACGAGCTCATTAAAAGATATGGCTCGTGGCAAACTCAAAGCGTAGAGGATATTTTTAAATTTGATGAGAACTTAAAGCCATATCCTGGGATATTTATAAAAGACGGTGCATACGCTAGGCCAAGAGAAATTTGTAAATTTCTCTCAAGCAACTTTGAAATTTTATTTAATCACGAGTATGAGAGTAGGGCGCATCTACAAAACGGCAAGATAAGCGTTAAATTTAAAAATGGTAAAAATTTAGAGACCGATATTTTGGTCTTTTGCACTGGCAGTAAGAGCAGTGAAATTTTTAAGGGCTACGACATGCAAATAAGCAGTGTCCGAGGCCAAGTGACCCACTTAAAACCAATATTTAAAAATACTTTACCGCTAAGCGCAAAAGGCTACATCTGCCCAGTCATTAAAGGCGTGCAAGTTATAGGAGCAACCTACGCAAGAAATGAAATTTGTGACACGCCTAAAGTTGAAGATAATACTAAAAATTTAAACGATATAAGTGAGTTTTTTGATATCAAAAAAGCAACTATTATCGGTGCAAAAGTAGGCTACCGAAGTTATAGTGGAGACAGGTTTCCGATAATTGGCGCCTTGCACGACGAAGAATTTTACAAGCAAAACTACAAAGGGCTATTTTGGAGTAAAAATAAAGATAACAATCCAAAAGCAAGCTATGAAAAAAATGTCTTTGTAAATTTTGCCCACGGCTCGCGAGGTCTTGGCACAGCGATACTTGGAGCAAATTTGATAGTTGATCTTGTGCTTGATCGCCCACTTTGCATAGAAAGATCGCTATTTCACGAGCTTCATCCAGCTAGATTTTTGATAAGAAAACTAAAAAAGGGATTAAAATTTTAA
- a CDS encoding N-acetylmuramoyl-L-alanine amidase family protein, with product MKRAIILFFIVCNFLFAVTNSEIFAKFDKNFASSSRSAKIKFHNDIKDIYVDAIIKNDKNIKKQALTRLITSSKSLGFDSSGYIKDLNALNGVKSANTPSTTLTLLSATKVNDTLVLKFNTKIDTAKLKTSFLKQQNTYKNIMDIDGRLNGNPLTYKNFISDYIHISQYDKNTVRVIFSDKIQKTIKANATGDLLVISAQNFISNENVKTPLHKTKNKNEEVPHKEPEPNLKPQSAQSEPVAAPLPPVATGKFSRNKTIVIDPGHGGTDPGAVNGKLQEKTAVLGVAKKLGDILKARGYKVFFTRSTDVFINLRTRTKFANDKMADLFVSIHANAAPNATKAKSMHGIETFFLSPARSERSKNAAALENKSDIEEMNYFSQQTFLNVLNREKIIASNKLGIDIQKEILASARKVYAASDGSVREAPFWVLVGALMPAVLVEIGYITHPVEGEKLFNDAYQNALANGIANGIDGYFAKNR from the coding sequence ATGAAACGAGCGATAATCCTCTTTTTTATTGTTTGTAATTTTCTTTTTGCTGTGACAAATTCTGAGATATTTGCAAAATTTGATAAAAATTTTGCCAGCTCAAGCAGAAGTGCAAAGATAAAATTTCACAACGATATAAAAGATATCTATGTCGACGCGATCATAAAGAATGATAAAAATATAAAAAAACAAGCACTCACAAGACTCATAACCAGCTCAAAATCGCTTGGTTTTGACTCAAGTGGGTATATAAAAGATCTAAATGCACTAAATGGCGTAAAGAGCGCTAATACGCCTAGTACTACTTTGACACTGCTTAGTGCAACCAAGGTAAATGACACTTTAGTGCTTAAGTTTAATACAAAAATTGATACTGCAAAACTAAAAACATCCTTTTTAAAGCAGCAAAATACATATAAAAACATTATGGATATCGATGGTAGATTAAATGGTAATCCGCTAACTTATAAAAATTTCATATCTGATTATATTCATATCTCGCAGTATGATAAAAACACTGTTAGAGTTATTTTTTCTGATAAGATCCAAAAGACTATAAAAGCAAATGCAACAGGCGATCTGCTTGTAATCAGCGCTCAAAATTTTATCTCAAACGAAAATGTAAAAACACCACTTCATAAAACTAAAAACAAAAATGAAGAAGTGCCACACAAAGAGCCTGAGCCAAATTTAAAGCCGCAGTCTGCACAAAGTGAGCCAGTGGCAGCACCTTTGCCACCAGTTGCGACTGGTAAATTTTCACGCAACAAAACGATCGTCATCGATCCGGGTCATGGTGGCACTGATCCAGGTGCAGTAAATGGCAAACTGCAAGAAAAAACAGCCGTTTTAGGCGTAGCCAAAAAGCTTGGCGACATACTAAAAGCGCGTGGCTACAAGGTCTTTTTTACCAGGTCAACCGATGTCTTTATAAATTTAAGAACAAGAACAAAATTTGCAAATGATAAGATGGCTGATCTATTTGTTTCCATTCACGCAAATGCCGCTCCAAATGCCACAAAGGCAAAGAGCATGCATGGCATCGAGACATTTTTCTTATCGCCTGCAAGAAGCGAACGTAGTAAAAATGCAGCCGCGCTTGAGAACAAATCAGATATCGAAGAGATGAATTACTTTTCGCAGCAGACATTTCTAAACGTGCTAAACCGTGAGAAGATCATCGCCTCAAACAAGCTTGGTATCGATATCCAAAAAGAAATTTTAGCAAGTGCTAGAAAGGTCTATGCTGCAAGTGATGGCAGTGTGAGAGAGGCGCCATTTTGGGTGCTTGTAGGTGCTCTTATGCCAGCAGTTCTTGTTGAGATCGGCTATATCACGCATCCAGTCGAGGGTGAAAAGCTCTTTAATGATGCCTATCAAAACGCTCTTGCAAATGGTATTGCAAACGGCATTGACGGATATTTTGCAAAAAATAGATGA
- a CDS encoding nitronate monooxygenase has translation MELKPLKIGKYEIKYPIFQGGMGLGISWDKLAGNVSLEGGLGIISSVGTGYYENRKFINKELNAKPFGSENFYSTRGLRAIIENARKICGDLPLGVNIMYAANDYARVVKDACEAGINIIVSGAGLPTNLPEFTQNFKEVALVPIISSAKALKIICKRWLQRYDRLPDAVVLEGPLSGGHQGFTYEQCLDPEFSLFNLIPQVKAEIKEWGDFPLIAAGGIWDKNDIEKAISLGADGVQMGTRFIGTHECDADIGFKEVILAAEEKDIELIKSPVGYPARGIRTNLINLVEKRMGPKIQCISNCVSPCQRGKGAKEVGYCIADRLFDSFSGKKETGLFFTGANGYKLKELISVKELMHKLVHGE, from the coding sequence ATGGAGTTAAAGCCATTAAAAATAGGAAAATATGAGATAAAGTATCCGATATTTCAAGGCGGTATGGGACTTGGTATCAGCTGGGACAAACTAGCTGGCAACGTCAGCCTAGAAGGAGGTCTTGGAATAATCAGCTCAGTTGGCACAGGATATTATGAAAATCGTAAATTTATAAACAAAGAGCTAAATGCAAAGCCATTTGGAAGTGAAAATTTCTACTCAACAAGAGGTCTTAGAGCAATTATTGAGAATGCCCGAAAAATTTGTGGAGATTTGCCACTTGGTGTAAATATAATGTACGCTGCAAATGACTACGCAAGAGTGGTAAAAGATGCTTGTGAAGCCGGTATAAACATCATCGTATCAGGTGCTGGGCTACCTACGAATTTGCCAGAATTTACACAAAATTTTAAAGAAGTCGCGCTAGTTCCTATTATCTCAAGCGCAAAAGCACTAAAGATCATCTGCAAACGCTGGTTACAAAGATATGACCGTTTACCAGATGCTGTCGTACTTGAAGGGCCACTAAGCGGCGGACACCAGGGCTTTACTTACGAGCAGTGCCTTGATCCTGAGTTTTCGCTATTTAATCTAATCCCGCAAGTAAAGGCCGAGATAAAAGAGTGGGGTGACTTTCCGCTCATCGCAGCTGGTGGAATTTGGGATAAAAATGATATCGAAAAAGCAATATCTCTTGGAGCAGACGGCGTTCAAATGGGCACACGCTTTATCGGCACTCATGAGTGTGACGCAGATATTGGCTTTAAAGAAGTGATACTAGCAGCCGAGGAAAAGGACATAGAACTTATAAAAAGTCCAGTTGGCTATCCGGCTCGTGGGATTAGAACAAATTTGATAAATTTGGTAGAAAAAAGGATGGGCCCAAAGATTCAGTGTATAAGCAATTGCGTGAGCCCTTGTCAAAGGGGCAAAGGAGCTAAAGAGGTTGGATATTGCATCGCTGATAGGCTGTTTGACTCATTTAGTGGCAAAAAAGAGACTGGGTTATTTTTCACGGGAGCAAACGGGTATAAACTAAAAGAGCTAATAAGCGTAAAAGAGCTAATGCACAAGCTGGTACATGGTGAATGA